AATACAAACTAGATTTTAAGACACACAGAGTCCACAGGAATTAGGCTAATTGTAACCCTACCTTTGGGTAATTTCTCCACATGCCTTTGGATCTCTATGTCAGTACTGAAGTGAATGTAGGTGTCTTCCTTCCTGGTTGCTACGGGGGTATCCTGCATTGGGTTCACATCTACACCGTTCAAATctgtaagaaaaaataaaaatatcgcCTTATAAGTCATTTGTACAGCTGTAACAAACTCAATGAGGAGGCTGATTGTAAGATTTCATGAACTTCAAAGAGACAGACAATCTAAAGCTCTTAAATAgcttttcatttaaagagattGAGAGAATAAGAGGAACCAAAGTACAcaaaatggtgtgtgtgtgtgtgtgtaatctgaAACCAGCAGCAGTGAAGATCTTCACCACTTCACTAAACTTGTTTCACTTCAGTCCTGGCAGCAGACATTTCAGACGTGCAGGATGGGATGGCGATCAATACCTTTAACACTAATGGTCATGTAAGGGTCGATGCATTGCCCGGCATCCTTCAACCCAATTTTTTCAATCTTTATTGTAAGCAGTGACATCCCAGGCTCTGAAGGTAACCGTGGCAACAAGGTACCTGTAGAGGACAAAGGTTGCGGTTAGTAGGCTGCCTATCGCAACAAAAAGTAGTGACATCATCAATGGAAAACATTTCAGTAGCATGCCTTTTCTTAGcagatgaataaatacatttccatttaaatattaaaaatgtaacaattacCATACAAGTTTCTGTTTCACTAGCTAGCAGTTCTTAATATATTCTTTCACAagagtttttttccccactagTCTTATTGAAAAACTCAATCATGGTATTGATATATGGATATTAGTCCAATATTCATTCTCTgatttggtctccaccaactcctgagggaaagaTCTGGCTTTTTAGTtactaaatgctccactatgatCACCAGCTAATCGCTAACTTTGTTTGTCTGTAGTTTGGTGCTTTGGTGGGTTTGTCAGagctgaaaaactaaataaacaccaaaacaatgagctgaaagaggctAAAACAGTCTGTAAAGAAGAGGGAACTGCTGAGTCATCACTACAAGCCACAACTTCCACATAGTCTAATAGCCATTTGATTCATTGTTAATATTAAAAGAGTCAGCAGTACAACTTGGTATCTATCCATCTCCATATATGTAAATCATTTTTGTGATAATTTAGCAAATGTTCTAGAAAGCTGAATCTGTTTATGCATCATAAACAGGAGATCTTCTTGCTCTCTTAGTTTGAGTAAATAAAGGATATACATCTACTATTGTACTGGTCTGTAAAAAACCTCACTGGAGAGGTAGCTGTTCCATGAAAAGAGAATCACAGCTTTACTGACTGCTGTTATGTTTCTGCTTTTCAGGAGGACACATCAAAGAAATTGTCTATGAGAAGATATATTTGGTCTCAATGGAGCTTAAAAGAAAGGGGCTCAATTTTGACAGAAGAGGTAATCAAAAAAAAGGTCTCATGACTATAATCCACaatcttaaaacaaaaaagcaccTGATTATACAAATTAAATcttttgtggattttttttctattgttatACACGTCCTGTATTTCCATTCCAAAAGCttttacaaaataatacacatctGTCATGCACTGCAGTAGAAGATACTGTTTGCTGATAAAGCCATACCTTGCGAAGCTGCAAATGAAGCAGGCAGGTAGGAATGAGCGATGAAGCCATGCACAGCACCGACAGGAagaacaaaaagacacacagtcAAACAGCTCTCCAAAAACTTGACAACGTGACATAACACCAGGCAAACATCccaaacagctgctgtgtttgGTTAACAGTTATCAGCGGGAGTACTGTACCAGGAGCACGTGGGGGGAAAGCTTCTGTTGATCCTACTCCTGCTGcagcatcctcctcctcctccagctccaggTTCTCCTCTTCACCCGGAGCAAGGATTTTCCTGACAAAAAGAGGGATGGGAGAAAACAGTcatttaaggattttaaaggaagcaattatatctttttttttttaatggaaatattATCTGACACACATTGttattccaagcagagtatttttaaaaaggtcttcAAACATAACTGGAGGGgatcattaacatttattttggaACTGTTGTGGTGCTCGAGGGTGCTAAGAAGGTAACAACGGAGCAAACATGGCATGAAAAGTAATCAAAGGAATTACAACTTGGAATATATAGAAAATGACAGAACATCCAGATGTGCAAAATGACACTAATTAATCAGTTTCTCACAGTATGTTAAAACATGTAGCTGTCTGCTGCCACAAAcccacagattttttttttaacttctagTTGAGATTTCAAAGCCTCTAATGATACCAAATATGTCAAGTTGTAGGAAAATGATGCACAAGAATCTACAgtataatattttcttttgatgAATACTGAATATTTGACACATATAAATAAGGCCTATATAATCATCAAGCTtcagagaggagctgcagcagactAATGCAGAGTATGATACAGTCAGACATGATATGAGACAGTCAGAGTGAAGGGAGGGTAGCAATATTGTTCAATTCAGACTCAACATAGTAATAACATCaaacactgaatgtatttaccttAACGGCACTGGCTGGACATCATAGGGAAACTCTTTGTTGTAGGTCAGTATATTCTTAATAACTGgtgacaaaaaaggagaaaaaaagaagtgaatgtAGGAGATTAGGATACCCAGTGATGAGAGGAGTATTAATAAGCAGAGACTTCCTTCCCAGCAGGTAAACTTACTGGTTTCCAGTTTCTTCAGGTCTTCTAACTTGAACTCCTCCTTTGACTGTGTGCACTAAAGCCAATCAGACAaattcaaatacacacatgtacagcaGAATTGATATGGACATAGACAATTGTagtgaaaaagacagaaacgaacaagacaaaaaaatgtgtcaatacTTCCTGGAAGATTTAATGTCTAATGTACCATTATCTTTAGTCTCTATATTGTTTCTGGAAAATTAGAGGCTTTAATGAACAAAGGAAGAATGTATGTGCTACATATTAATTagaatgttttaaagtgtacATATTCAATGTggctaaaacaaaaacatgcttcTCATATTCATACAAACCTGCAAACTGGCACTTCTCATCTCCAGGCATGTTGCAATCTTCCCAATAgttttctaaaaaataaaaaaaataaaaaaaaaacatgtcagtttaTTAAAGTACTTGTCTTTTCTGTGCAGAGGTTCAAGAGGTGTAAAAAATTACCTTTTGCTCCTCTGTGAAGTCTGATGAATTTGTTGACTGGACTTCTTTTTGCAGTTGTCGTGCTAGACTAAATCAACCAAGAACAACACAGTTAAAAGCTCATGCATCAAACGTATAATACAAGGACGCTGTAGTTAGTATCCCTgcgccacctagtggtcaaAGAACACAAGATGTCAACTACACATTTTGTATTATTCGTACAAattgaaagaaaacattaattAGTTGACAAAGCAGATGACATTTAGATTTTGCTTCCTGGAGAAtgtgatattaaaaaaaggaagcagtGTTCACTAAACAGATGAAACCCACCCATAACAATAAGAGGGTGTGGCTGACTATTTCTCAATACTCTAAGGAATATTGGCCCGTTTCTGCACTGCATGACACATAATGGAGCACATTGCAAACAGCTCTGGATGATTTCCCATTTAAGGACTCTCCCTCAACTCAAACTGGTGGTGAATGAAGCTGggatgcatgcacacatacacacacaccaatacacaccaacacacacacatagagcgaCTCTGGTCCCTCTGCAACAACTGCCACATCACGTCatggatgggttagggtttatttACTGCTCTGAGAATAGACTGACAGCTCGGAAGCTAACTTCTTGTAAAGCATCGTGCATGCAAGCCACTGTCTCCTCCTCCGTGGGTTATCTCCCTGCAAATTTAAGGACcgatggatggatgaaaaaaggagaggaaaaagaagaagcatgCCGCCCGCCGCGCTGTGCTCAGGATAAAACCAGCTGTGTGGAGAGCCAGGATACACATGTTGAACGCCACTTACATTTGGTACTCATCTATAGCCTCCACTAATTGTCCCCACGAGTCAAAGTCTGTGCCTTTTCTGAAACTGGCGTGCCATTTCTGAACAGTCTTGTTGACATCAGACATGTTGGCAGGGCGGTGACTCGCGGCGGCGCTCTCAGGGCAGCATAGCCGAGGAGGAGACTCATCTACGGGGcttgagcagcagcagcgtcgTCAGCCAGGTTGTGTGCTGTCCAGAGGCGCACAGATAGACCGGTGACACCCCGACCAAGCCCTTTCTGCCTGCTCACCCTAAAATCGCATCCGCAATAGAAAGGAAGTCCCGCCCGGAGCTCGGGGTGCGCGTGTTTCAAGATGCAGGGTCGCCCGAGTGAGCGGCAACAAGATATCTGATTATCAGtaaattaaaacagtaaaacatgttCAACTGGTATTTTATCCAAAGGCACAGTTTGCTTTTTCATCATATAGTTTGCAGGTGTAATCACATATGTAACAGAATAGTTTGGTTTATAGGTTTGTGTGGTTTATAATGTGGCCTAAACAATTACAAAACAAGTTTATCAACAGAAAAGTACAGaaattaagtcattttttaagcagAAATGCCAAATGTTTGTCGGTTATAGCTTCTCATATGTGAGAATTGCTTGCTTTTCACTTTATGTGATAGTAAATTTGGGTTTTGGATTTTTTGCCCAACAAAAGTCAATCTGAAGTCTTTACCATGAAGTTTTGGGAAATAATTCAGATGGGCatgtttcactgttttgttttacatataGGCCTACCAAAAGATtaataaactaatttaaaataattgccagatgaatcaataatgaaaataattgggTGCAGTCTAAATTGTAAATGCAGATTTTTCAACAATCCTTTAACAGTAGGACATATCAGGGAACACTGTGAAAGTAAGATGTAgcctaaatgtattttatttcatatcattttTAAGCACAGACAGTAGTGTAGAACATTTGGTCCCAATTTCTCCCCCAATAATGAATTAATCGTTTTGCCAAATTGAATCAATTTCCaacatcagccatcagactgccTAACActagctcccagtacctcctagtcccactaaaaaaaactaatgctGTCCTTACatgttaacccccccccccccacacacacacacacacacacacacacacacacacacacacacacacactgtactgctgtgtcaatttgaatttctccaaAGGAGAACCAATAAAGATATATTATCTTATCTTGTCTCATCTCTTCttaaatgatattttttatACCTATATGTGAAATTTTCATTTTACACCCCGTTTCTCAGATTTTGCTTTCCCTGAAAATGAATAACCTGTAGGcctaatttaaatgtttccCACTCAGTTTAAGCAggttatttgttgtgttttgaatAGATATCATtagtatatatttaaa
This genomic interval from Scomber japonicus isolate fScoJap1 chromosome 17, fScoJap1.pri, whole genome shotgun sequence contains the following:
- the aida gene encoding axin interactor, dorsalization-associated protein isoform X1, which translates into the protein MSDVNKTVQKWHASFRKGTDFDSWGQLVEAIDEYQILARQLQKEVQSTNSSDFTEEQKKTIGKIATCLEMRSASLQCTQSKEEFKLEDLKKLETIIKNILTYNKEFPYDVQPVPLRKILAPGEEENLELEEEEDAAAGVGSTEAFPPRAPGTLLPRLPSEPGMSLLTIKIEKIGLKDAGQCIDPYMTISVKDLNGVDVNPMQDTPVATRKEDTYIHFSTDIEIQRHVEKLPKGAAIFFEFKHYKPKKRFTSTKCFAFMEMDEIKPGPIVIELYKKPTDFKRKKLQLLTKKPLYLHLHQTLHKDS
- the aida gene encoding axin interactor, dorsalization-associated protein isoform X2 encodes the protein MSDVNKTVQKWHASFRKGTDFDSWGQLVEAIDEYQILARQLQKEVQSTNSSDFTEEQKKTIGKIATCLEMRSASLQCTQSKEEFKLEDLKKLETIIKNILTYNKEFPYDVQPVPLRKILAPGEEENLELEEEEDAAAGVGSTEAFPPRAPDLNGVDVNPMQDTPVATRKEDTYIHFSTDIEIQRHVEKLPKGAAIFFEFKHYKPKKRFTSTKCFAFMEMDEIKPGPIVIELYKKPTDFKRKKLQLLTKKPLYLHLHQTLHKDS